CGCAAGCAATTGAAGTAGAAGTTGACACATACACCGGAAATGTTCAGGTCATTGACATACACGTTGCACAAGATGTTGGAAAAGTTTTAAATCCGCTCTTACTTGACGGACAAATTCACGGTGGTGTTTTGCAAGGTGTTGGTTATGCCATTTCAGAAGAATTAGTGATGGAAGAAGGACGCATACTCAATCCAAATTTCCACAACTATAAAATGCTCACGGCTGCAGACATTCCTAACATTCATTTTTATCCTGTTGAAACAGATGATAAAGAAGGGCCTTATGGGGCAAAAGGTGTAGGTGAAGCACCTCTAATACCAACAGCGGCGGCTATTGCCAATGCCGTTTGTGATGCGCTTGATGTAGATATGGTAGAATTACCACTCAGCCCTGAGCGCGTGTTGAAAGCAATTAGTGATAAAAGAATGACCATTAAAAAATGAGGATATGAATTTTGAAATTATCAATCCGTCCAATACAACAGAATTATTATCTGCCGTTACCAAATTATCCAAAAAGAATTATCGATTTGCAGCCGGTTGTACTGATCTTTTACTTGATTTGAAAAGAAAACCGGTAAAAGATCTTACTGTGATTAATCTTCAAACGGTGAAAGATAATCGCTTGACCGGAATTAAAAAAATGGCCAAGGTAATTCGCATAGGTGCAGGTACAACGGCTCATGCACTTGTTACAGATGAAGACATTCGTACCTGGTTTCCAACTTTACATGAGGCAGCATTGAATCTGGCATCAACACAAATCAGACAAGTTGCAACCGTTGGTGGGAATTTATGCACTGCGTCTCCATCAGGCGATATTGCATGCGCACTGATGGCATTAAACGCAACATGCGAAATTTTAAATACACGTGGCAAAAGAAGATCAGTTTCTATTCGTGAATTTTTTACCGGCGTGCGCACAACGGTTTTAAAAAATAATGAACTGCTATACTCTATCACCATTCCGCTCAATGAAGCAAGTCCAAAAACGGCAGCAGGAAAAAAACTCTATTCCGGTTTTATTAAAATAGGAACAAGAAAATCCATGGAGTGCTCAGTGGTATCACTTGCTTATCATATTCAATCAGACAATAAAGGCAGAGTTACAAAAGCAGGAATTGCAATTGGAGCAGCAGCGCCAACGATTAAATTCACTGAAACTGCTACTGATTTTTTACAAGGAGTAAAACCCGGAGAGTTGAGTGCAATAGATCGCAAAAAATTTGCTGATTTGATTTTGGAATATGCTTCACCTATTTCTGATGTGCGCGCTACGGCATGGTATCGGAAAGAGGTTTTGTTTAATATCAGTAAAGGGTTGTTGGAGGCTATGCCCGCTTGATCGTGGGATGATGCGGAATTAAAAATGAAAATCATGACCGGAAAAAAACAAATCATCCGATTGAACACCAACGAAAATTACTACGGTTGCTCAGGTGCTGTTATTCCGGTGATGGAAAAAAAATTGGAGCTGGTAAATCAGTATCCTGATATGTCATTTCGCTTAGAGAAAAGACTGGCAGAAAAATACGGACTCTCTGAAGAGCAAGTAATCACCGGAGCCGGTTCAGTACGAATCATTGACGGCATCATCCAAAGTCTGGTAAAACCAGATGAAGAAATTCTTTCATTTGATCGCAGTTTTATTGCATATGAGCAACTGGCAGATGCGCATTACCGAAAACTTATCAAAGTAAAACAAACGGATTTTATTTGTTGGCCAGAAAATTTAAGTACACATATCAGTCCAAAAACACGCGTCATTTTTTTAGCGAATCCTAACAATCCAACAGGCACTATTATCAGTCATGAGGAACTTGATTTGTTCATGCAAAAACTTTCACCTGAAATTTATTTAGTTTTGGATGAAGCCTATTGCGAATATGTGAGTGACTCCAGTTATCCGGATGCGCTAGCACTACTCAAAAAATATAAGAATCTGATTGTATTGAGATCCTTCTCAAAAATTTATGGCCTCGCCGGACTGCGCATTGGATATGGGTTTATGAACGCTAACCTGGCGAATCAAATGAAAGCTAAACGCATTCCGTTTTTCCTAAATTATCTTGCTGAAGACGCTGCACTTGCCGCACTTGAAGATGAAAAATTCATTCAGATTTGCGCAGAAAAAAATGCAATTGAACGAGTCTGGCTGACGGATGCTTTGCAAAAAAAAGGATATCACGTGATAAGCTCACAGGCAAATTTTCTGTTCGTCTATTTTGAAGATGAAGACCAAAAAGATAAAATCCATCAAAAACTAAGTTCAGAAGGTTTGATTACGTGCAACCTTACCAGCTTCAACCAAAATAATTCTATCCGCATTGGTCTGGCTGACCGCGAGGTTAATGAGATGGTGGTGCGGGTTTTGGTGTGAGTTTTTTATTTAATCTAAGATAAAAATATACTCAGTGAGTCACGTGGGAATTTTATGAGATTGTCATCAATCTGGAAAAAGTCTATGGAAAATAATAACATAAATCTATAAATTCGCCACTCAAATCTTTGACATCAAACCAAATGCACTCTAAGGAAAAAAAACCGAGGGCTTCATACCTCTTCATGGCGGTTATCGCAACCTTTTCAGTTACCAAAAAGCGGAAATTATATATGACGGCACCGTGTATTTTACCAATCGTT
This genomic stretch from Crocinitomicaceae bacterium harbors:
- a CDS encoding FAD binding domain-containing protein, whose amino-acid sequence is MNFEIINPSNTTELLSAVTKLSKKNYRFAAGCTDLLLDLKRKPVKDLTVINLQTVKDNRLTGIKKMAKVIRIGAGTTAHALVTDEDIRTWFPTLHEAALNLASTQIRQVATVGGNLCTASPSGDIACALMALNATCEILNTRGKRRSVSIREFFTGVRTTVLKNNELLYSITIPLNEASPKTAAGKKLYSGFIKIGTRKSMECSVVSLAYHIQSDNKGRVTKAGIAIGAAAPTIKFTETATDFLQGVKPGELSAIDRKKFADLILEYASPISDVRATAWYRKEVLFNISKGLLEAMPA
- the hisC gene encoding histidinol-phosphate transaminase, which gives rise to MTGKKQIIRLNTNENYYGCSGAVIPVMEKKLELVNQYPDMSFRLEKRLAEKYGLSEEQVITGAGSVRIIDGIIQSLVKPDEEILSFDRSFIAYEQLADAHYRKLIKVKQTDFICWPENLSTHISPKTRVIFLANPNNPTGTIISHEELDLFMQKLSPEIYLVLDEAYCEYVSDSSYPDALALLKKYKNLIVLRSFSKIYGLAGLRIGYGFMNANLANQMKAKRIPFFLNYLAEDAALAALEDEKFIQICAEKNAIERVWLTDALQKKGYHVISSQANFLFVYFEDEDQKDKIHQKLSSEGLITCNLTSFNQNNSIRIGLADREVNEMVVRVLV